A genomic region of Parambassis ranga chromosome 7, fParRan2.1, whole genome shotgun sequence contains the following coding sequences:
- the chdh gene encoding choline dehydrogenase, mitochondrial, with protein sequence MLSLATRGHIGVQRVLTGTRCGVLRDSGRWQKSHIDPKTSQNGSFFPFCTSNHYKCFSASASSSPTANQKTPSFSYVIVGAGSAGCVLANRLTEDAHESVLLLEAGPKDMLLGSVRLSWKIHMPAALTYNLCDDKFNWYYHTLPQAHMDNRVLYWPRGRVWGGSSSLNAMVYIRGHAEDYNRWQREGAEGWDYERCLPYFRKAQCHELGENRYRGGSGPLRVSRGKTNHPLHKAFIEAGRQAGYPFTDDMNGYQQEGLGWMDMTIYKGKRWSTASAYLRPALGRPNLKTEVRCLTTKILFDGKRAVGVEYTQNGQTKRVFAEKEVILSGGAINSPQLLMLSGVGNADDLKQLDIPVIQHLPGVGSNLQDHLELYVQQQCTQPITLYKAQKPFRMVKIGLEWLTVFTGYGATAHLESGGFIRSRPKVTHPDIQFHFLPSQVIDHGRVASKIEAYQVHVGPMRSTSIGWMKLKSPNPLDHPILQPNYLSTDMDVWEFRECVKLSREIFAQKAFESFRGPEVQPGPQVQSDADIDAFVRQKADSAYHPSCTCKMGSPSDRMAVVDSNARVLGLERLRVVDASIMPSIVSGNLNAPTIMMAEKAADIIRGRPPLADTGVPVYQPRTLDTQR encoded by the exons ATGTTGTCATTGGCCACACGAGGCCACATTGGGGTCCAAAGAGTGTTGACAGGGACTCGGTGTGGAGTTCTGAGGGACAGCGGGCGCTGGCAGAAATCTCATATTGACCCCAAGACTAGCCAAAATGGCTCTTTCTTTCCCTTCTGCACCTCCAACCATTACAAATGCTTCAGTGCCTCAGCTTCATCATCCcccacagccaatcagaaaacacCATCCTTCAGCTATGTCATCGTTGGAGCGGGATCGGCGGGCTGCGTTCTTGCTAACCGCTTGACAGAGGATGCCCATGagtctgtgttgctgctggaggCCGGGCCTAAGGACATGCTGCTAGGCAGTGTACGACTCTCGTGGAAGATACACATGCCAGCTGCACTGACCTACAACCTCTGCGATGACAA GTTTAACTGGTACTATCACACTTTACCTCAGGCCCACATGGATAACCGGGTGTTGTACTGGCCGAGGGGGCGGGTTTGGGGAGGGTCCTCTTCTCTCAATGCCATGGTGTACATCCGCGGGCACGCCGAAGACTACAACCGTTGGCAGAGAGAGGGCGCAGAGGGCTGGGATTACGAACGCTGTCTGCCTTACTTCAGGAAAGCTCAGTGTCATGAGTTGGGAGAAAACAG GTACAGAGGTGGCAGCGGCCCTCTTCGTGTATCCAGAGGGAAAACTAACCATCCCCTTCACAAGGCGTTTATTGAGGCGGGGCGGCAGGCAGGATACCCTTTTACTGATGACATGAATGGATACCAACAGGAAGGGCTGGGCTGGATGGACATGACCATTTATAAAG GCAAGAGGTGGAGCACAGCCAGCGCCTACCTGAGACCAGCCCTGGGGCGCCCCAATCTGAAGACAGAGGTGCGCTGTCTCACCACCAAGATCCTGTTTGATGGCAAGCGAGCTGTAGGCGTGGAGTACACACAGAATGGACAGACAAAAAGG GTGTTTGCAGAAAAAGAAGTCATATTGAGCGGAGGAGCCATCAACTCCCCACAGCTCCTCATGCTGTCTGGGGTGGGAAATGCAGATGATCTGAAACAACTTGACATTCCTGTAATACAGCACCTACCAG GTGTTGGTAGTAACCTGCAGGACCATTTGGAGCTCTATGTCCAGCAGCAGTGCACTCAGCCCATTACCCTGTACAAGGCACAGAAGCCTTTCCGCATGGTCAAGATAGGACTGGAGTGGCTCACCGTGTTCACTG GTTATGGAGCAACAGCACACTTGGAGAGTGGAGGCTTCATTCGCAGTCGACCGAAGGTCACACACCCTGATATCCAGTTTCACTTTCTGCCCTCACAAGTCATCGACCATGGACGTGTTGCCTCCAAGATCGAGGCTTATCAG GTTCATGTTGGGCCAATGAGAAGCACCAGTATTGGCTGGATGAAGCTGAAGAGCCCCAACCCTCTGGATCACCCAATTCTGCAGCCTAACTATCTCTCCACTG ATATGGATGTGTGGGAGTTCAGGGAGTGTGTCAAACTCTCCAGAGAGATTTTTGCCCAGAAGGCCTTTGAATCATTTCGTGGTCCCGAAGTCCAGCCGGGTCCTCAGGTCCAATCTGACGCAGACATCGACGCCTTTGTCCGCCAGAAGGCAGACAGCGCCTACCACCCGTCCTGCACCTGCAAAATGGGATCTCCCTCTGACCGCATGGCGGTGGTCGACTCGAACGCGCGTGTTCTCGGTCTGGAGCGGCTGCGTGTGGTGGACGCCTCCATCATGCCAAGCATTGTCAGCGGAAACCTGAACGCTCCGACCATCATGATGGCAGAGAAGGCTGCTGATATCATCAGAGGGCGCCCCCCACTTGCTGACACAGGTGTTCCCGTGTACCAACCACGGACACTGGACACGCAGAGATAA
- the actr8 gene encoding actin-related protein 8, translating to MTQAEKEQDNGKEKEKERDKEREKEQQRGVKRPIAPPAIPEPLQEQIQSNFVVVIHPGSRTLRIGRATDTLPVTIPHVIARRHKQSGQPRHEDAWLLREGLNKPESNEQRQNGLKMVDQAIWSKKMSNGVRRTPVSAEQARAYNCQIRPAVLDSSSRVKWTNTSHHPPYLVGEEALYVNPSDCYNIHWPMVRGQLNLHAGPGGSLTAVLADLEVIWSHVIQKHLEIPLKDLKYYRCILLVPDIYNRQHIKEVVNMLLLNMGFSAIIVHQESVCATFGSGLSSACVVDVGDQKTSLCCVEDGVSHRNSRLCLAYGGSDVTRTFFWLLQRAAFPYRECQLSNRLDCQLLQHLKETFCHLDQDISGLQDHEFQTRFPDAPALLYQIRLGDEKLQAPMGLFYPTTFGIVGQKMTSLQYRSQGDSEDPHDEHYLLATQSKQDQSSKTSADRKAMSRPGGGLDGEMSSQGGVGELSDLPRGCGSGSSGIGGGSHGEMELGPSQGECLMGAGEVEEAVSAHFSRKTAIMSQFESKALGLDKAILHSIDCCASDETKRKMYSSILVVGGGLMFHGAQEFLLHRIINKMPPSFRRLVDNVEVITRPKDMDPQQISWKGGAVLACLDTTQEMWIHQREWQRFGVRMLRERAAFVW from the exons ATGACCCAGGCCGAAAAAGAGCAGGACAACGgcaaggagaaagaaaaggaacgagacaaggagagagagaaggagcagcagcGCGGGGTGAAAAGACCCATCGCTCCTCCGGCCATCCCAGAGCCCCTTCAGGAG CAAATTCAAAGCAATTTTGTAGTTGTTATCCATCCTGGCTCACGGACACTGCGTATCGGCAGAGCAACTGACACTCTTCCTGTCACAATCCCACATGTGATTGCACGCAGACACAAACAAAGCGGACAGCCTAGACACGAAGATGCGTGGCTGCTGAGAGAGGGTCTCAAC AAACCAGAGAGTAACGAGCAGAGGCAGAATGGCCTTAAAATGGTTGATCAGGCCATCTGGTCTAAGAAGATGTCAAATGGAGTGCGGAGGACCCCTGTGTCTGCTGAACAG gcaAGAGCGTATAACTGCCAGATCCGTCCGGCTGTACTTGACAGCAGCTCCAGGGTGAAGTGGACAAACACAAGCCACCATCCTCCTTATCTGGTTGGAGAGGAG GCCCTTTATGTGAATCCATCAGACTGCTACAATATCCACTGGCCAATGGTCAGAGGGCAGCTCAATCTGCATGCTGGTCCTGGAGGCTCACTGACCGCTGTCTTGGCTGACCTCGAAGTGATCTGGAGCCATGTCATTCAGAAGCATCTGGAGATCCCTCTCAAAGATTTAAAG TATTACAGATGCATCCTATTGGTCCCTGATATCTACAACAGACAGCACATCAAGGAAGTTGTCAACATGCTACTGCTTAATATGGGCTTCTCAG caATCATTGTGCACCAGGAGTCTGTGTGCGCTACATTTGGCAGTGGGTTAAGCAGTGCTTGTGTTGTGGATGTGGGCGACCAGAAAACCAGTCTCTGCTGCGTGGAGGATGGAGTGTCCCATCGGAACTCGAG GTTGTGTTTGGCATATGGTGGCTCAGATGTGACCCGTACTTTCTTCTGGCTCCTGCAAAGGGCAGCGTTTCCCTACAGAGAGTGTCAGTTGTCTAACAGACTGGACTGTCAGCTCCTACAGCATCTCAAAGAGACTTTCTGCCATCTAGATCAA GACATATCTGGACTACAGGATCATGAATTTCAGACACGTTTCCCAGATGCCCCAGCTCTTCTGTACCAGATTCGACTTGGAGATGAAAAATTACAA GCACCCATGGGTCTTTTCTACCCGACCACATTTGGTATCGTAGGTCAGAAGATGACATCACTTCAGTACCGTTCCCAAGGTGACTCTGAGGATCCTCATGATGAACACTACTTGCTTGCCACTCAGAGCAAACAGgaccag TCCTCCAAAACCTCTGCAGACCGGAAGGCTATGTCCAGACCAGGTGGTGGTTTGGATGGAGAGATGAGTAGTCAAGGAGGGGTCGGGGAACTGTCGGATCTGCCCAGGGGCTGTGGTAGTGGCAGCAGTGGTATTGGAGGAGGATCTCATGGGGAGATGGAGCTGGGGCCTTCCCAGGGTGAATGCCTGATGGGGGCAGGTGAAGTAGAAGAGGCAGTGTCTGCTCACTTCTCCAGGAAGACTGCTATCATGAGCCAGTTTGAGAGCAAAGCACTGGGACTGGATAAAGCAATCCTGCACAGCATCGACTGCTGTG CATCAGATGAAACCAAACGAAAGATGTACAGCTCGATCCTGGTAGTGGGAGGAGGGCTGATGTTTCATGGTGCTCAGGAGTTTCTGCTTCACCGCATCATCAACAAGATGCCGCCCTCCTTCAGGAGGCTGGTAGACAATGTGGAAGTCATCACTCGGCCAAAG GACATGGATCCTCAGCAAATATCGTGGAAGGGGGGAGCAGTGCTGGCATGTCTGGACACCACACAGGAGATGTGGATCCACCAGCGGGAGTGGCAGCGCTTCGGAGTCCGAATGCTCCGTGAAAGGGCTGCCTTTGTCTGGTGA
- the il17rb gene encoding uncharacterized protein il17rb isoform X2, protein MVGASIDYLTGTWIEISGQPDHLCKYNPPLAEAGLVGEKIWFHYAVNTSYGRTTVTVSNFPLPGVGGGKVHISYSIYIPRHVLPTVRPSTPEGTTVEIISEPGVSGMTATNVIILILGGLGGLMILSFCYLIYKSCGSNVVSKTLGFKNIPKSPMAPTPVLVVYPAESAAFHRAVVELAEFLQWHGGCSVAIDMWQQEKIAELGPMRWLAEQANRADQVLIVCPQPSSESNRYHPNYSFPEPCVPAAAHDLYPLVLNMVASHAKSASELAKFCVVQLGEQQVKRPQTFPLELMACKSFCLMKDLNKLCKSLCAQCKGGKMSNLLFRPVLFYNEKSTAKLREAVEMLKGHQPSISKEEQLLVCSHLCLNICN, encoded by the exons ATGGTAGGAG CTAGTATTGATTACCTGACAGGCACATGGATCGAAATATCAGGACAACCAGATCACTTATGTAAATATAATCCACCTCTGGCCGAAGCAGGCCTTGTCGGGGAGAAG ATATGGTTTCATTATGCAGTAAACACAAGCTATGGACGCACCACAGTAACTGTTTCTAATTTTCCTTTGCCTGGAGTGGGAGGTGGCAAGGTTCACATATCATACTCTATTTACATTCCTCGTCATGTGCTGC CAACTGTCAGACCCAGTACTCCTGAAGGAACAACAG TGGAGATCATTTCTGAGCCCGGTGTTTCAG GTATGACAGCAACAAATGTCATCATTCTTATTCTTGGAGGATTGGGTGGTTTGATGATCCTGAGTTTCTGCTACCTAATCT ATAAAAGTTGTGGATCCAATGTTGTTTCAAAAACATTGGGTTTCAAAAACATACCTAAGTCTCCAATGGCTCCGACTCCTGTGCTTGTGGTGTACCCTGCTGAGAGTGCAGCCTTCCATCGGGCTGTGGTGGAGCTGgcagagttcctgcagtggcaTGGTGGCTGCAGCGTGGCCATTGATATGTGGCAGCAAGAAAAGATCGCAGAGCTGGGGCCGATGCGCTGGCTGGCAGAACAGGCTAACCGTGCAGATCAAGTGCTCATCGTCTGCCCGCAG CCCTCTTCAGAGTCCAACCGGTATCATCCCAACTACAGCTTTCCAGAACCCTGTgttccagctgcagctcatgACCTTTACCCTCTAGTTCTCAACATGGTGGCGAGTCATGCAAAGAGTGCAAGTGAGCTGGCTAAGTTCTGCgtggtacagctgggagagcaGCAGGTCAAGAGACCTCAGACCTTTCCACTGGAACTGATGGCCTGTAAGTCCTTTTGTTTGATGAAGGATTTGAACAAGCTGTGCAAGAGCCTTTGTGCTCAGTGTAAAGGTGGAAAGATGTCCAATCTGTTGTTCAGACCAGTGCTTTTCTACAATGAAAAGAGCACAGCAAAGTTGAGGGAAGCTGTAGAAATGCTAAAGGGACATCAGCCAAGCATTTCCAAAGAAGAGCAATTATTAGTCTGCAGCCATCTCTGTTTAAACATCTGTAACTGA
- the il17rb gene encoding uncharacterized protein il17rb isoform X1 produces the protein MWTVMLLLFAHVAMLAATNDIKLDCGIFHGFRQVNNLSSSKPADLKVELQTKGAADVLNISWAINIDASIDYLTGTWIEISGQPDHLCKYNPPLAEAGLVGEKIWFHYAVNTSYGRTTVTVSNFPLPGVGGGKVHISYSIYIPRHVLPTVRPSTPEGTTVEIISEPGVSGMTATNVIILILGGLGGLMILSFCYLIYKSCGSNVVSKTLGFKNIPKSPMAPTPVLVVYPAESAAFHRAVVELAEFLQWHGGCSVAIDMWQQEKIAELGPMRWLAEQANRADQVLIVCPQPSSESNRYHPNYSFPEPCVPAAAHDLYPLVLNMVASHAKSASELAKFCVVQLGEQQVKRPQTFPLELMACKSFCLMKDLNKLCKSLCAQCKGGKMSNLLFRPVLFYNEKSTAKLREAVEMLKGHQPSISKEEQLLVCSHLCLNICN, from the exons ATGTGGACCGTGATGCTGCTTTTATTCGCTCATGTCGCGATGCTGGCGGCGACCAACGACATC AAACTAGATTGTGGCATTTTTCACG GATTTCGCCAAGTTAATAACCTCTCTTCATCAAAGCCAGCGGACTTGAAAGTGGAGCTGCAGACAAAGGGAGCAGCTGACGTTTTGAACATAAGCTGGGCGATCAACATAGATG CTAGTATTGATTACCTGACAGGCACATGGATCGAAATATCAGGACAACCAGATCACTTATGTAAATATAATCCACCTCTGGCCGAAGCAGGCCTTGTCGGGGAGAAG ATATGGTTTCATTATGCAGTAAACACAAGCTATGGACGCACCACAGTAACTGTTTCTAATTTTCCTTTGCCTGGAGTGGGAGGTGGCAAGGTTCACATATCATACTCTATTTACATTCCTCGTCATGTGCTGC CAACTGTCAGACCCAGTACTCCTGAAGGAACAACAG TGGAGATCATTTCTGAGCCCGGTGTTTCAG GTATGACAGCAACAAATGTCATCATTCTTATTCTTGGAGGATTGGGTGGTTTGATGATCCTGAGTTTCTGCTACCTAATCT ATAAAAGTTGTGGATCCAATGTTGTTTCAAAAACATTGGGTTTCAAAAACATACCTAAGTCTCCAATGGCTCCGACTCCTGTGCTTGTGGTGTACCCTGCTGAGAGTGCAGCCTTCCATCGGGCTGTGGTGGAGCTGgcagagttcctgcagtggcaTGGTGGCTGCAGCGTGGCCATTGATATGTGGCAGCAAGAAAAGATCGCAGAGCTGGGGCCGATGCGCTGGCTGGCAGAACAGGCTAACCGTGCAGATCAAGTGCTCATCGTCTGCCCGCAG CCCTCTTCAGAGTCCAACCGGTATCATCCCAACTACAGCTTTCCAGAACCCTGTgttccagctgcagctcatgACCTTTACCCTCTAGTTCTCAACATGGTGGCGAGTCATGCAAAGAGTGCAAGTGAGCTGGCTAAGTTCTGCgtggtacagctgggagagcaGCAGGTCAAGAGACCTCAGACCTTTCCACTGGAACTGATGGCCTGTAAGTCCTTTTGTTTGATGAAGGATTTGAACAAGCTGTGCAAGAGCCTTTGTGCTCAGTGTAAAGGTGGAAAGATGTCCAATCTGTTGTTCAGACCAGTGCTTTTCTACAATGAAAAGAGCACAGCAAAGTTGAGGGAAGCTGTAGAAATGCTAAAGGGACATCAGCCAAGCATTTCCAAAGAAGAGCAATTATTAGTCTGCAGCCATCTCTGTTTAAACATCTGTAACTGA